One Bacteriovorax sp. PP10 DNA window includes the following coding sequences:
- a CDS encoding SGNH/GDSL hydrolase family protein — protein sequence MKITLLAILSMISTAALSAVNPTILYVGDSHSYGKLGVTIEKNLSTISDRIILEASCGATPSTWLGNNKFEKTVCGFWKKDGKEEVRSQEHQTPKFADELAKYRPDVTIVQLGTNIAVNAPKSATKSIVAMMNAIESEDSICIWIGPPDANSKVVTRERLKETNALLSELAKANKCFYIDSLKLTSFPANNKEGIHYPPSLSAEWGGKVSLELLKILGSDH from the coding sequence ATGAAAATAACACTTCTGGCAATCCTATCGATGATTTCAACTGCGGCCTTGTCTGCAGTCAATCCTACAATTTTATATGTAGGGGACTCCCATAGTTATGGAAAACTTGGAGTGACGATTGAAAAAAATCTTTCAACGATTTCTGATCGCATTATTTTAGAAGCAAGTTGTGGAGCGACTCCAAGTACGTGGCTGGGAAATAATAAATTCGAAAAAACTGTTTGCGGATTCTGGAAAAAAGACGGCAAAGAAGAAGTGAGATCGCAAGAGCACCAGACTCCGAAATTTGCTGATGAGTTAGCGAAGTATCGCCCTGATGTCACGATTGTTCAGTTGGGAACTAACATCGCAGTGAATGCACCTAAGAGTGCAACGAAGAGTATTGTGGCGATGATGAATGCTATTGAGTCAGAAGACAGTATCTGTATTTGGATTGGGCCACCTGATGCTAATTCGAAAGTAGTGACGAGAGAGAGATTGAAAGAGACGAATGCACTGCTAAGTGAATTGGCGAAAGCGAATAAATGTTTTTATATTGATAGTTTGAAGCTTACGAGTTTTCCTGCGAATAATAAGGAAGGGATTCATTATCCGCCGAGTTTGTCTGCTGAGTGGGGGGGGAAAGTGAGTTTGGAATTGTTGAAGATTCTAGGTAGTGACCATTAA